One segment of Theobroma cacao cultivar B97-61/B2 chromosome 9, Criollo_cocoa_genome_V2, whole genome shotgun sequence DNA contains the following:
- the LOC18588817 gene encoding CCR4-NOT transcription complex subunit 10 — protein sequence MDSRDSSSSSAPNRDGAAGDDDGVLSVTAALAKDAALYFQSRKFAECVDVLNQLKPKKEDDPKVLHNIAIAEFFRDGCSDPKKLLEVLNNVKKRSEELAHASGEQVESGNNVGNKGSSGSKGSGTITQQFSGSNSASIIYTDEFDTSVAALNIAVIWFHLHEYAKALSVLEPLYQSIEPIDETTALHICLLLLDVVLACHDASKSADVLNYLEKAFGVGNVSQGDNGNMVAQQSTSLVGKSSSVPSSSLVSDTSSSDLAASVNASENPLSRTLSEDPLDEMFSTLDIGGQNLARSAGLTSADDLPRTTVDRSISGVDLKLKLQLYKVQFLLLTRNVKIAKREVKLAMNIARGRDSSMALLLKAQLEYARGNHRKAIKLLMASSNRADAAISSMFNNNLGCIYYQLGKYHTSAVFFSKALSSCSSLQKEKPLKLLTFSQDKSLVITYNCGLQYLACGKPILAARCFQKASLIFYKRPLLWLRLAECCLMAAEKGLVKGSCASSDRSEIRVNVIGKGRWRQLLIEDGISRNGLVDSSEKDDWALGIDGQPKLSLSLARQCLYDALHLLNCSEWSNSKSALPSNASLEENEDGASSKNSNHKNLSGIDSKASTMSVGLVNSNGDVKEPKGGTNQEIIQNSISYYEGICRRENQMIKQALLANLAYVELELENPLKALSAARSLLELPGCSRIYIFLGHVYVAEALCLLNKPKEAAEHLSFYLSEGNNVELPFGQEDCEQWRVEKPVDCEESTGAASAKNPSPEGLVDFMFLNPEEARGTLYANLAAVSAIQGELERAHHFLRQALSLVPNSSEATMTAIYVDLMLGKSQDALSKLKRCSHVRFLPSSLQLNKSS from the exons GTTCTTCATAATATTGCAATTGCGGAGTTTTTTCGGGATGGTTGCTCAGATCCCAAGAAATTGCTTGAAGTCCTTAACAATGTCAAg AAGAGAAGCGAGGAGCTTGCTCATGCTTCTGGAGAACAGGTGGAGTCTGGTAACAATGTTGGAAATAAAGGTAGTTCAGGTTCAAAAGGAAGTGGTACAATAACACAACAGTTTTCTGGTTCAAATAGTGCCAGTATTATTTACACAGATGAGTTTGATACCTCTGTGGCTGCTTTAAACATA GCGGTCATTTGGTTCCATCTTCATGAATATGCAAAGGCATTATCAGTTCTTGAACCTCTGTATCAAAGCATTGAACCCATAGATGAg ACAACAGCTCTTCATATCTGCCTTTTGTTGCTGGATGTTGTGCTAGCCTGCCATGATGCTTCAAAATCTGCT GATGTATTGAATTATTTGGAAAAGGCATTTGGCGTTGGCAATGTCAGTCAGGGGGACAATGGTAACATGGTTGCCCAACAATCCACGAGTCTAGTAGGAAAATCATCCTCTGTACCAAGCAGCTCATTGGTCTCAGATACTTCTAGTTCAGACTTAGCTGCTAGTGTAAATGCCTCTGAGAATCCTCTATCAAGAACTTTATCAGAGGACCCACTGGATGAAATGTTTTCGACACTGGATATTGGTGGACAAAACTTAGCAAGGTCTGCTGGTCTTACATCTGCAGATGATCTTCCCAGGACCACAGTTGATAGATCTATCTCTGGTGTTGATCTGAAGCTCAAGTTGCAACTTTACAAGGTTCAGTTTTTGCTTCTCACTAGAAATGTAAAGATAGCAAAGCGTGAAGTCAAGCTTGCTATGAACATTGCTCGAGGGAGAGATTCATCTATGGCTCTCCTCTTGAAGGCCCAGCTTGAGTATGCTCGTGGAAACCATCGAAAAGCCATCAAGTTGTTGATGGCATCAAGTAATCGGGCAGATGCAGCAATTTCAAGCATGTTTAACAACAATCTAGGCTGCATATACTATCAACTTGGGAAGTATCATACATCTGCAGTGTTCTTTTCCAAGGCACTGAGTAGTTGTTCATCTCTGCAGAAGGAGAAGCCTCTAAAGCTATTAACATTCTCGCAGGATAAATCTCTTGTCATAACATATAACTGTGGGTTGCAGTACTTGGCCTGTGGGAAACCAATACTGGCTGCTCGTTGTTTCCAGAAAGCAAGTTTAATTTTCTACAAAAGACCCCTCTTGTGGCTTCGGCTTGCCGAATGTTGTCTAATGGCTGCAGAGAAAGGACTTGTAAAAGGAAGTTGTGCTTCATCAGACAGATCAGAAATTAGAGTCAATGTTATTGGAAAGGGTAGGTGGAGGCAACTTCTAATTGAAGACGGAATTTCAAGGAATGGACTCGTAGATTCTTCTGAAAAGGATGACTGGGCTTTAGGTATTGATGGGCAGCCTAAGCTTTCATTGTCACTTGCTAGGCAGTGTCTCTATGATGCACTGCACTTGTTGAACTGTTCTGAGTGGAGTAATTCAAAGTCTGCTTTACCCTCCAATGCCTCCTTAGAGGAAAATGAAGATGGAGCATCTTCCAAGAACTCAAACCATAAGAACTTATCTGGAATTGATTCCAAGGCTTCAACTATGTCAGTAGGTCTAGTTAACTCAAATGGGGATGTGAAAGAGCCAAAGGGGGGAACTAATCAGGAGATTATTCAGAACTCCATCTCCTATTATGAAGGTATTTGCAGAAGAGAAAATCAGATGATTAAGCAGGCTCTTCTTGCTAATTTGGCATATGTAGAGTTAGAACTGGAAAATCCTTTGAAGGCCCTTTCTGCAGCACGATCTCTGTTAGAACTACCAGGTTGTTCAAGAATTTACATCTTTCTAGGTCATGTCTATGTGGCAGAGGCTCTCTGCTTGCTGAACAAGCCTAAGGAAGCTGCAGAGCATTTATCCTTTTATTTGTCTGAGGGAAATAATGTTGAATTGCCGTTTGGtcaagaggactgtgaacagTGGCGAGTGGAAAAACCTGTTGATTGTGAAGAATCAACTGGAGCAGCATCAGCCAAGAATCCTTCCCCTGAGGGCTTGGTGGATTTCATGTTTCTTAATCCAGAGGAGGCACGTGGAACCCTTTATGCAAATCTTGCTGCTGTGTCTGCAATACAAGGTGAACTCGAGCGGGCCCACCATTTTCTGAGGCAAGCATTGTCCCTGGTACCCAACAGTAGCGAAGCCACTATGACTGCAATATATGTTGATCTCATGCTTGGTAAGTCGCAAGACGCTCTGTCCAAGTTAAAACGTTGTAGTCATGTCAGGTTCCTTCCCAGCAGCCTACAGCTGAATAAATCCTCGTAA
- the LOC18588819 gene encoding 36.4 kDa proline-rich protein: MDNTKISALLLICMLFISAATPILGCGTCGKPPPKHRKPKGKSPKGPITIPPIVKPPINLPPVTVPPIVKPPVTVPPVTLPPVVKPPINLPPLIPPIVKPPINLPPVTVPPITTPPSGKSCPPPPATATCPIDTLKLGACVDLLGGLVHIVIGDPVVNECCPVLSGLVELEAAVCLCTTLKLKLLNLNIYVPLALQLLITCGKTPPPGYTCSL; the protein is encoded by the coding sequence ATGGACAACACCAAAATCTCAGCTCTACTCCTCATTTGCATGCTTTTCATTTCCGCAGCCACTCCAATTCTTGGCTGTGGAACCTGCGGCAAGCCACCCCCGAAGCACAGAAAGCCCAAGGGAAAGTCCCCTAAGGGTCCCATTACCATCCCTCCCATTGTTAAACCTCCAATCAACTTGCCACCGGTTACTGTTCCTCCAATTGTGAAGCCACCAGTCACAGTCCCTCCGGTGACACTCCCTCCCGTTGTGAAGCCGCCAATCAACCTCCCCCCATTGATCCCTCCAATTGTGAAGCCACCCATTAACCTCCCTCCGGTGACGGTGCCTCCAATTACTACTCCACCAAGTGGAAAATCCTGCCCGCCACCACCGGCCACTGCCACTTGCCCTATTGACACACTGAAACTGGGTGCTTGTGTGGATCTTCTTGGAGGGTTGGTGCACATTGTTATTGGTGACCCGGTTGTGAATGAATGCTGTCCGGTTCTTTCAGGGCTTGTTGAGCTTGAAGCTGCAGTCTGCCTGTGCACCACTCTCAAGCTCAAGCTTCTCAACCTTAACATTTATGTGCCACTTGCTCTTCAGCTCCTTATCACTTGTGGGAAGACACCCCCTCCTGGTTACACTTGCTCTCTCTAG